A section of the Drosophila subobscura isolate 14011-0131.10 chromosome A, UCBerk_Dsub_1.0, whole genome shotgun sequence genome encodes:
- the LOC117895686 gene encoding uncharacterized protein LOC117895686 isoform X2: MSYFGVYIPPSKAGFEGTAAQCAGSIAAVNIKPVPESSSSSATNNNTTVTAAADYPNADSYEDPEYPPDSPLWLIFTDKSKALDVLRHYKEARLREFPNREQAESYVQFGFESIESLKRFGKAKPVSKPLAMSNNFKPSSSGSTDGPYSTSPTAISSISSLAASMSSRLVVTPPIASLPSISINISSNKSAANVSINGSTTTNSHSNSNSSGTGPGTGAKHEAGTSSSSSSTGERPPFRAPSKQELVEFRKQIETGNIERVQRIVWENPRFLISNGDTPTSLKEGCRYNAMHICAQVNQARVAETLLKIITDREFTLQYAGKKANGEMCATLNDNLLDYYLNMPDKARGETPLHFAVKNGHVAVVEVLISYPQCKSLANFEGKEPKDIICLRAPHAAPEVFQKLVLLLGNPHYVPVLRSAANEVPPQVGQPFTPNKPPNLQQKTNEHEGLTTDLTISALAGPMSRERAMHFYRRWKTPPRIGSNNMSPLAISPFASPVKVTPTKSIFNRSLNGNGGGAGSSSPLASSPAGRRTLFSPKGVTTSSPKPLLLDGKDCVNNNNNNNNCLIKRMGGSMELPGTPIRQMKPDLFMAYRGQVESSFCLDDSVLEIDASMRDMSISMNKSMNVSQMNDSFRERHIKNSDIEKGLEVVGRQLARQEHLEWREYWDFLDSFVDISTPVGLERLEGYLQKKAEQAEIAEKSDQAWSFIQYLDMVTGDQQQQLQKHRVGKAVASPAAAGGTTTQVMTPYTCVEKSLQVFAKRITKTLINNIGNMVSINDTLLCELKRLKSLIVSFKDDARFNIVDFTKVHSRIAHLVASYVDHSQEVNVAIRLQLRQMLRRLLQLHDERRGHLGCVCASLLLMLEEAPDHAVQLPDALKTEVRCLFAWQAEESCACIWDANLSRKTSRRKRTESMKRAAAEVQDSPAPGSPTATVAAAANVLRAKVQDGAWRNVDNDDDEDSSDENCFYDATDVWPEQQVSSSEDEEQFHTPDQHMSPRASISLEARYELFIFGKEPTKRDLDVLNAIFHVDVEKETLPHVHAWKTVMENYPAAEMDLFPSPTKPTLSQSSIQPKRLFSTPKLNVVSAPPSNGLAAVSEPIQKPVSQPVAAAPAASPVPAFAAAAAATVSQSFHTPINKVRGLFSKYREVRPTPEDDSPLVNVNGGRLPSSRATLTLDDSSD, encoded by the exons ATGTCCTACTTTGGCGTCTACATTCCGCCGTCCAAGGCTGGCTTCGAGGGCACCGCGGCCCAGTGTGCGGGCTCCATAGCGGCGGTGAATATCAAGCCAGTCCcagagtcgtcgtcgtcgtcggccaccaacaacaacacgacagtcacagcagcagcagattatCCCAATGCGGACAGCTATGAGGATCCCGAATATCCAC CCGACTCGCCTTTGTGGCTGATCTTTACCGACAAATCCAAGGCACTGGATGTGCTGCGACACTACAAGGAGGCACGACTGCGTGAGTTCCCCAATCGCGAGCAGGCAGAAAGTTACGTGCAGTTTGGCTTCGAGAGCATCGAATCTTTGAAGCGTTTTGGCAAGGCCAAGCCAGTGAGCA AGCCACTAGCGATGAGCAACAATTTTAAGCCGTCGTCATCGGGATCGACAGACGGTCCGTACTCAACCTCGCCCACcgccatcagcagcatcagcagcctgGCTGCCTCCATGTCGAGTCGGCTCGTTGTGACTCCACCCATAGCGTCGCtgcccagcatcagcatcaatattagcagcaacaaaagtgcCGCCAATGTATCCATCAATGGCAGCACTACCACAAACAGCcacagtaacagcaacagcagtgggactgggcctgggactggggcCAAGCATGAGGCAggaactagcagcagcagcagcagcaccggtGAGCGTCCACCATTCCGGGCACCCAGCAAGCAGGAGCTTGTCGAGTTCCGTAAACAGATTGAGACTGGTAACATCGAGCGAGTGCAGCGCATTGTGTGGGAGAATCCCCGATTTCTAATCAGCAATGGGGACACACCCACCAGCCTGAAGGAGGGCTGTCGCTACAACGCCATGCACATTTGTGCGCAGGTCAATCAGGCGCGTGTCGCCGAAACTCTCCTCAAGATCATCACCGATCGCGAGTTCACACTTCAATATGCCGGCAAGAAGGCCAACGGGGAGATGTGCGCCACCCTCAATGACAATCTGCTCGACTACTACTTGAATATGCCCGACAAGGCGCGCGGTGAGACGCCCCTACATTTTGCGGTCAAGAATGGACATGTGGCCGTCGTTGAAGTTCTCATTTCGTATCCACAATGCAAATCGTTGGCCAACTTTGAGGGCAAGGAGCCCAAAGAT ATCATTTGCTTGCGTGCACCGCATGCCGCGCCCGAGGTTTTCCAGAAGTTGGTGCTACTCTTGGGCAATCCGCACTATGTGCCTGTGCTGAGATCCGCGGCCAATGAGGTGCCGCCACAGGTGGGCCAACCCTTTACGCCCAATAAACCGCCG AACTTGCAGCAAAAGACAAACGAGCACGAGGGCCTCACCACGGACTTGACCATCAGCGCATTGGCGGGACCCATGTCGCGGGAAAGGGCCATGCATTTCTATCGTCGCTGGAAGACACCGCCACGCATTGGCTCTAATAATATGTCGCCGTTGGCCATCTCGCCCTTTGCATCGCCCGTGAAGGTGACGCCCACCAAGTCAATCTTTAATCGCAGCTTGAATGGCAATGGCGGCGGAGCAGGTAGCTCGTCGCCTCTGGCATCCTCACCTGCGGGACGACGTACGCTCTTTAGTCCAAAAGGAGTGACCACCAGCTCGCCAAAACCCTTGCTGCTCGATGGCAAGGATTGcgtgaacaacaacaataataacaacaactgTTTGATCAAGCGAATGGGTGGATCAATGGAGCTGCCAGGCACACCGATACGTCAGATGAAGCCggatttatttatggcatatCGCGGTCAAGTCGAATCCTCGTTCTGTCTCGATGACAGCGTGCTGGAGATCGATGCGAGCATGCGGGACATGAGCATCAGCATGAACAAGAGCATGAACGTGTCGCAGATGAACGATAGCTTCCGCGAGCGTCACATTAAGAACTCGGACATTGAGAAGGGCCTGGAGGTGGTGGGCCGACAGCTGGCACGCCAGGAGCATCTCGAGTGGCGCGAATACTGGGACTTTCTCGACTCGTTCGTGGACATCTCCACACCGGTTGGCCTGGAGCGACTGGAGGGCTATCTGCAGAAAAAGGCCGAACAGGCCGAGATCGCCGAGAAATCCGATCAGGCGTGGAGTTTTATCCAGTATCTGGATATGGTCACAGGcgatcaacagcagcagctgcaaaagcaTCGCGTGGGCAAGGCTGTGGCGtcgccggctgctgctgg CGGTACCACCACCCAGGTGATGACGCCCTATACATGCGTGGAGAAGTCCCTGCAGGTGTTCGCCAAGCGCATCACCAAGACACTCATCAACAACATTGGCAACATGGTCTCCATCAATGACACCCTACTCTGCGAGCTTAAAAGACTGAAATCGCTGATTGTTAGCTTCAAGGACGATGCGCGATTCAACATCGTAGACTTCACCAAGGTTCACTCCCGCATTGCCCATCTGGTGGCTAGCTATGTGGACCATTCGCAGGAGGTCAACGTGGCCATACGTCTCCAGCTGCGCCAGATGCTGCGTCGTCTCCTTCAGCTGCATGATGAGCGGCGCGGGCATCTGGGCTGCGTCTGTGCCAGCCTCCTGCTGATGCTCGAAGAGGCCCCCGACCATGCCGTTCAGCTGCCCGATGCCCTCAAGACGGAGGTTCGTTGCTTGTTCGCCTGGCAAGCGGAAGAGTCTTGCGCCTGCATTTGGGATGCGAATCTCAGTCGAAAGACCAGTCGACGAAAGCGCACGGAATCGATGAAGCGTGCAGCAGCCGAGGTTCAGGATTCACCAGCACCCGgttctcccacagccacagtggcagcagctgccaatgTTTTGCGTGCCAAAGTCCAGGACGGGGCATGGCGAAATGTCGAcaacgacgatgatgaggatagCAGTGATGAGAATTGCTTT TACGATGCCACTGACGTGTGGCCGGAGCAGCAGGTTAGCAGTAGCGAGGATGAAGAGCAGTTCCATACGCCGGACCAGCACATGTCACCGCGTGCATCCATCTCTCTGGAGGCGCGCTACGAGCTGTTTATCTTTGG CAAGGAGCCAACCAAGCGCGATTTGGATGTCCTGAATGCCATCTTccatgtggatgtggagaaGGAAACACTGCCGCATGTGCATGCCTGGAAAACGGTCATGGAGAACTATCCCGCAGCTGAAATGGATCT TTTCCCATCGCCTACGAAGCCAACGCTCAGCCAAAGCTCGATCCAACCGAAACGCCTGTTTTCCACACCCAAACTCAATGTGGTGTCAGCGCCACCATCGAATGGCCTGGCGGCTGTCAGTGAACCAATTCAGAAACCAGTGAGCCAGCCAGTAGCTGCCGCACCAGCTGCCTCCCCAGTGCCAGCAtttgcagcggctgcagcggcaacCGTGTCGCAGTCATTCCATACGCCAATCAACAAAGTGCGCGGCCTGTTCAGCAAGTATCGCGAAGTGCGGCCGACCCCCGAGGATGATTCGCCGCTCGTCAATGTAAATGGTGGGCGACTGCCGTCAAGCCGGGCAACGCTGACCCTGGACGACAGCAGTGATTAA
- the LOC117895686 gene encoding uncharacterized protein LOC117895686 isoform X1, whose translation MSYFGVYIPPSKAGFEGTAAQCAGSIAAVNIKPVPESSSSSATNNNTTVTAAADYPNADSYEDPEYPPDSPLWLIFTDKSKALDVLRHYKEARLREFPNREQAESYVQFGFESIESLKRFGKAKPVSKPLAMSNNFKPSSSGSTDGPYSTSPTAISSISSLAASMSSRLVVTPPIASLPSISINISSNKSAANVSINGSTTTNSHSNSNSSGTGPGTGAKHEAGTSSSSSSTGERPPFRAPSKQELVEFRKQIETGNIERVQRIVWENPRFLISNGDTPTSLKEGCRYNAMHICAQVNQARVAETLLKIITDREFTLQYAGKKANGEMCATLNDNLLDYYLNMPDKARGETPLHFAVKNGHVAVVEVLISYPQCKSLANFEGKEPKDIICLRAPHAAPEVFQKLVLLLGNPHYVPVLRSAANEVPPQVGQPFTPNKPPNLQQKTNEHEGLTTDLTISALAGPMSRERAMHFYRRWKTPPRIGSNNMSPLAISPFASPVKVTPTKSIFNRSLNGNGGGAGSSSPLASSPAGRRTLFSPKGVTTSSPKPLLLDGKDCVNNNNNNNNCLIKRMGGSMELPGTPIRQMKPDLFMAYRGQVESSFCLDDSVLEIDASMRDMSISMNKSMNVSQMNDSFRERHIKNSDIEKGLEVVGRQLARQEHLEWREYWDFLDSFVDISTPVGLERLEGYLQKKAEQAEIAEKSDQAWSFIQYLDMVTGDQQQQLQKHRVGKAVASPAAAGGASAGAGADAGTTTQVMTPYTCVEKSLQVFAKRITKTLINNIGNMVSINDTLLCELKRLKSLIVSFKDDARFNIVDFTKVHSRIAHLVASYVDHSQEVNVAIRLQLRQMLRRLLQLHDERRGHLGCVCASLLLMLEEAPDHAVQLPDALKTEVRCLFAWQAEESCACIWDANLSRKTSRRKRTESMKRAAAEVQDSPAPGSPTATVAAAANVLRAKVQDGAWRNVDNDDDEDSSDENCFYDATDVWPEQQVSSSEDEEQFHTPDQHMSPRASISLEARYELFIFGKEPTKRDLDVLNAIFHVDVEKETLPHVHAWKTVMENYPAAEMDLFPSPTKPTLSQSSIQPKRLFSTPKLNVVSAPPSNGLAAVSEPIQKPVSQPVAAAPAASPVPAFAAAAAATVSQSFHTPINKVRGLFSKYREVRPTPEDDSPLVNVNGGRLPSSRATLTLDDSSD comes from the exons ATGTCCTACTTTGGCGTCTACATTCCGCCGTCCAAGGCTGGCTTCGAGGGCACCGCGGCCCAGTGTGCGGGCTCCATAGCGGCGGTGAATATCAAGCCAGTCCcagagtcgtcgtcgtcgtcggccaccaacaacaacacgacagtcacagcagcagcagattatCCCAATGCGGACAGCTATGAGGATCCCGAATATCCAC CCGACTCGCCTTTGTGGCTGATCTTTACCGACAAATCCAAGGCACTGGATGTGCTGCGACACTACAAGGAGGCACGACTGCGTGAGTTCCCCAATCGCGAGCAGGCAGAAAGTTACGTGCAGTTTGGCTTCGAGAGCATCGAATCTTTGAAGCGTTTTGGCAAGGCCAAGCCAGTGAGCA AGCCACTAGCGATGAGCAACAATTTTAAGCCGTCGTCATCGGGATCGACAGACGGTCCGTACTCAACCTCGCCCACcgccatcagcagcatcagcagcctgGCTGCCTCCATGTCGAGTCGGCTCGTTGTGACTCCACCCATAGCGTCGCtgcccagcatcagcatcaatattagcagcaacaaaagtgcCGCCAATGTATCCATCAATGGCAGCACTACCACAAACAGCcacagtaacagcaacagcagtgggactgggcctgggactggggcCAAGCATGAGGCAggaactagcagcagcagcagcagcaccggtGAGCGTCCACCATTCCGGGCACCCAGCAAGCAGGAGCTTGTCGAGTTCCGTAAACAGATTGAGACTGGTAACATCGAGCGAGTGCAGCGCATTGTGTGGGAGAATCCCCGATTTCTAATCAGCAATGGGGACACACCCACCAGCCTGAAGGAGGGCTGTCGCTACAACGCCATGCACATTTGTGCGCAGGTCAATCAGGCGCGTGTCGCCGAAACTCTCCTCAAGATCATCACCGATCGCGAGTTCACACTTCAATATGCCGGCAAGAAGGCCAACGGGGAGATGTGCGCCACCCTCAATGACAATCTGCTCGACTACTACTTGAATATGCCCGACAAGGCGCGCGGTGAGACGCCCCTACATTTTGCGGTCAAGAATGGACATGTGGCCGTCGTTGAAGTTCTCATTTCGTATCCACAATGCAAATCGTTGGCCAACTTTGAGGGCAAGGAGCCCAAAGAT ATCATTTGCTTGCGTGCACCGCATGCCGCGCCCGAGGTTTTCCAGAAGTTGGTGCTACTCTTGGGCAATCCGCACTATGTGCCTGTGCTGAGATCCGCGGCCAATGAGGTGCCGCCACAGGTGGGCCAACCCTTTACGCCCAATAAACCGCCG AACTTGCAGCAAAAGACAAACGAGCACGAGGGCCTCACCACGGACTTGACCATCAGCGCATTGGCGGGACCCATGTCGCGGGAAAGGGCCATGCATTTCTATCGTCGCTGGAAGACACCGCCACGCATTGGCTCTAATAATATGTCGCCGTTGGCCATCTCGCCCTTTGCATCGCCCGTGAAGGTGACGCCCACCAAGTCAATCTTTAATCGCAGCTTGAATGGCAATGGCGGCGGAGCAGGTAGCTCGTCGCCTCTGGCATCCTCACCTGCGGGACGACGTACGCTCTTTAGTCCAAAAGGAGTGACCACCAGCTCGCCAAAACCCTTGCTGCTCGATGGCAAGGATTGcgtgaacaacaacaataataacaacaactgTTTGATCAAGCGAATGGGTGGATCAATGGAGCTGCCAGGCACACCGATACGTCAGATGAAGCCggatttatttatggcatatCGCGGTCAAGTCGAATCCTCGTTCTGTCTCGATGACAGCGTGCTGGAGATCGATGCGAGCATGCGGGACATGAGCATCAGCATGAACAAGAGCATGAACGTGTCGCAGATGAACGATAGCTTCCGCGAGCGTCACATTAAGAACTCGGACATTGAGAAGGGCCTGGAGGTGGTGGGCCGACAGCTGGCACGCCAGGAGCATCTCGAGTGGCGCGAATACTGGGACTTTCTCGACTCGTTCGTGGACATCTCCACACCGGTTGGCCTGGAGCGACTGGAGGGCTATCTGCAGAAAAAGGCCGAACAGGCCGAGATCGCCGAGAAATCCGATCAGGCGTGGAGTTTTATCCAGTATCTGGATATGGTCACAGGcgatcaacagcagcagctgcaaaagcaTCGCGTGGGCAAGGCTGTGGCGtcgccggctgctgctggcggtgccagtgccggtgccggtgccgatGCCGGTACCACCACCCAGGTGATGACGCCCTATACATGCGTGGAGAAGTCCCTGCAGGTGTTCGCCAAGCGCATCACCAAGACACTCATCAACAACATTGGCAACATGGTCTCCATCAATGACACCCTACTCTGCGAGCTTAAAAGACTGAAATCGCTGATTGTTAGCTTCAAGGACGATGCGCGATTCAACATCGTAGACTTCACCAAGGTTCACTCCCGCATTGCCCATCTGGTGGCTAGCTATGTGGACCATTCGCAGGAGGTCAACGTGGCCATACGTCTCCAGCTGCGCCAGATGCTGCGTCGTCTCCTTCAGCTGCATGATGAGCGGCGCGGGCATCTGGGCTGCGTCTGTGCCAGCCTCCTGCTGATGCTCGAAGAGGCCCCCGACCATGCCGTTCAGCTGCCCGATGCCCTCAAGACGGAGGTTCGTTGCTTGTTCGCCTGGCAAGCGGAAGAGTCTTGCGCCTGCATTTGGGATGCGAATCTCAGTCGAAAGACCAGTCGACGAAAGCGCACGGAATCGATGAAGCGTGCAGCAGCCGAGGTTCAGGATTCACCAGCACCCGgttctcccacagccacagtggcagcagctgccaatgTTTTGCGTGCCAAAGTCCAGGACGGGGCATGGCGAAATGTCGAcaacgacgatgatgaggatagCAGTGATGAGAATTGCTTT TACGATGCCACTGACGTGTGGCCGGAGCAGCAGGTTAGCAGTAGCGAGGATGAAGAGCAGTTCCATACGCCGGACCAGCACATGTCACCGCGTGCATCCATCTCTCTGGAGGCGCGCTACGAGCTGTTTATCTTTGG CAAGGAGCCAACCAAGCGCGATTTGGATGTCCTGAATGCCATCTTccatgtggatgtggagaaGGAAACACTGCCGCATGTGCATGCCTGGAAAACGGTCATGGAGAACTATCCCGCAGCTGAAATGGATCT TTTCCCATCGCCTACGAAGCCAACGCTCAGCCAAAGCTCGATCCAACCGAAACGCCTGTTTTCCACACCCAAACTCAATGTGGTGTCAGCGCCACCATCGAATGGCCTGGCGGCTGTCAGTGAACCAATTCAGAAACCAGTGAGCCAGCCAGTAGCTGCCGCACCAGCTGCCTCCCCAGTGCCAGCAtttgcagcggctgcagcggcaacCGTGTCGCAGTCATTCCATACGCCAATCAACAAAGTGCGCGGCCTGTTCAGCAAGTATCGCGAAGTGCGGCCGACCCCCGAGGATGATTCGCCGCTCGTCAATGTAAATGGTGGGCGACTGCCGTCAAGCCGGGCAACGCTGACCCTGGACGACAGCAGTGATTAA
- the LOC117902003 gene encoding malate dehydrogenase, mitochondrial-like isoform X3, whose protein sequence is MLRRKGKAAVMAQCRDCWRLYQATPSHMQTRQFKVALIGAAGGIGQPLALLLMTNKLVTELAVHDIEPTTGFRKDLSHMDSGCQVKAYFGSDQMKTAIKGADIVMITAGMPRKPGQTRDFLFDTNAPIVAKAAALVSEHSSHALVGIITNPVNAVVAVAAEAMKKCGRYDPRRLFGVTTLDVVRAEKFIGDHMEIHPRKVRIPVIGGHAGTTIVPIFSQCQPPFEGDKECLESIVKRIQTGGDEVVKAKAGKGSATLSMAYAAARFTNALMRGLKGKSCAPECAYVQSDVTDAPFFSTPLTFGRKGIKKNHGLPKMNESEKKQVKVAVEALKQSAAKGVEYMNKMRE, encoded by the exons ATGCTCCGGAGAAAGGGCAAGGCCGCAGTTATGGCTCAGTGCCGTGACTGCTGGCGACTCTACCAAGCGACCCCAAGCCACATGCAGACG CGCCAGTTCAAAGTGGCACTTATAGGAGCAGCCGGCGGCATTGGCCAGCcactggctctgctgctgatgaccAACAAGCTGGTGACAGAGCTGGCCGTGCACGACATCGAGCCTACCACGGGGTTCCGCAAGGACCTGTCGCACATGGACTCAGGCTGTCAGGTGAAGGCGTACTTCGGATCAGACCAGATGAAAACGGCCATCAAGGGTGCCGACATCGTGATGATTACCGCGGGAATGCCGCGCAAGCCGGGCCAGACCCGGGACTTCCTGTTCGACACCAATGCCCCCATAGTGGCGAAGGCTGCTGCCCTGGTGTCCGAGCATTCGTCCCATGCGCTGGTGGGAATCATCACCAACCCAGTGAACGCTGTGGTGGCCGTTGCGGCGGAGGCAATGAAGAAGTGTGGCAGGTATGACCCTAGGCGTCTCTTTGGGGTAACCACGCTGGATGTGGTGCGGGCCGAGAAGTTCATTGGGGACCATATGGAAATCCATCCAAGAAAGGTGCGGATACCCGTGATCGGCGGACACGCCGGCACCACCATCGTACCCATCTTCTCGCAGTGCCAGCCGCCCTTCGAGGGTGACAAGGAGTGCCTCGAGTCGATCGTGAAACGCATCCAGACAGGCGGCGATGAGGTGGTCAAGGCCAAGGCCGGTAAGGGCTCCGCCACCCTATCGATGGCCTACGCGGCCGCCCGCTTCACCAACGCCCTGATGCGAG GCCTCAAGGGCAAGTCCTGTGCGCCCGAGTGCGCCTACGTCCAGTCCGACGTAACCGACGCCCCCTTCTTCTCCACCCCACTCACATTCGGCAGGAAAGGCATCAAGAAGAACCACGGCCTGCCCAAGATGAACGAAAGCGAGAAGAAGCAGGTGAAGGTGGCCGTCGAAGCGCTCAAGCAGTCCGCCGCCAAGGGCGTGGAGTACATGAACAAAATGAGGGAGTAA
- the LOC117902003 gene encoding malate dehydrogenase, mitochondrial-like isoform X1, with product MFRNQLNSTNLPKCRLFWQLCQATKNQMQTQTQTRQFRVAVIGAAGGIGQPLALLLMTNKLVTQLALHDLEATKGFGKDLSHISTVCKVKPYFGEDGMKRAIKGSHIVMITAGMPRKPGQTRDFLFDTNAPIVARAACLVSHYAPKALVGIITNPVNAVVVVAAEAMKQAGSYDPKRLFGVTTLDVVRAEKFIGEHMDVHPYEIRIPVVGGHAGTTIVPIFSQCQPRFKGDKKCIASIVKRIQTGGDEVVKAKAGKGSATLSMAYAAARFTNALMRGLKGKSCAPECAYVQSDVTDAPFFSTPLTFGRKGIKKNHGLPKMNESEKKQVKVAVEALKQSAAKGVEYMNKMRE from the exons atgtTTAGGAACCAGCtaaattcaacaaatttgcCCAAGTGCCGCCTCTTTTGGCAACTCTGTCAAGcgaccaaaaaccaaatgcagacacagacacagacg CGCCAGTTCCGGGTGGCGGTGATAGGAGCAGCCGGCGGCATTGGCCAGCcactggccctgctgctgatgaccAACAAACTGGTGACGCAGCTGGCCCTGCACGACCTCGAGGCCACCAAGGGCTTCGGCAAGGACCTGTCGCACATCTCCACGGTGTGCAAGGTGAAGCCCTACTTCGGAGAGGACGGGATGAAGAGGGCTATCAAGGGGTCACACATCGTGATGATTACCGCTGGGATGCCGCGCAAGCCCGGCCAGACACGGGACTTCCTGTTCGACACAAATGCCCCCATAGTGGCAAGGGCCGCTTGCCTAGTGTCCCATTATGCGCCAAAAGCTTTGGTGGGGATCATCACCAACCCAGTGAACGCGGTTGTGGTCGTTGCGGCGGAGGCGATGAAGCAAGCTGGCAGCTACGACCCCAAGCGGCTCTTTGGAGTGACCACGTTGGATGTGGTGCGGGCCGAAAAGTTCATTGGGGAGCACATGGACGTCCATCCGTATGAGATCAGGATACCCGTGGTGGGAGGCCATGCCGGCACCACCATCGTACCCATCTTCTCGCAGTGCCAGCCACGCTTCAAGGGGGACAAGAAGTGCATCGCATCGATCGTGAAACGCATCCAGACAGGCGGCGATGAGGTGGTCAAGGCCAAGGCCGGTAAGGGCTCCGCCACCCTATCGATGGCCTACGCGGCCGCCCGCTTCACCAACGCCCTGATGCGAGGCCTCAAGGGCAAGTCCTGTGCGCCCGAGTGCGCCTACGTCCAGTCCGACGTAACCGACGCCCCCTTCTTCTCCACCCCACTCACATTCGGCAGGAAAGGCATCAAGAAGAACCACGGCCTGCCCAAGATGAACGAAAGCGAGAAGAAGCAGGTGAAGGTGGCCGTCGAAGCGCTCAAGCAGTCCGCCGCCAAGGGCGTGGAGTACATGAACAAAATGAGGGAGTAA
- the LOC117902003 gene encoding malate dehydrogenase, mitochondrial-like isoform X2 translates to MQTQTRQFRVAVIGAAGGIGQPLALLLMTNKLVTQLALHDLEATKGFGKDLSHISTVCKVKPYFGEDGMKRAIKGSHIVMITAGMPRKPGQTRDFLFDTNAPIVARAACLVSHYAPKALVGIITNPVNAVVVVAAEAMKQAGSYDPKRLFGVTTLDVVRAEKFIGEHMDVHPYEIRIPVVGGHAGTTIVPIFSQCQPRFKGDKKCIASIVKRIQTGGDEVVKAKAGKGSATLSMAYAAARFTNALMRGLKGKSCAPECAYVQSDVTDAPFFSTPLTFGRKGIKKNHGLPKMNESEKKQVKVAVEALKQSAAKGVEYMNKMRE, encoded by the exons atgcagacacagac GCGCCAGTTCCGGGTGGCGGTGATAGGAGCAGCCGGCGGCATTGGCCAGCcactggccctgctgctgatgaccAACAAACTGGTGACGCAGCTGGCCCTGCACGACCTCGAGGCCACCAAGGGCTTCGGCAAGGACCTGTCGCACATCTCCACGGTGTGCAAGGTGAAGCCCTACTTCGGAGAGGACGGGATGAAGAGGGCTATCAAGGGGTCACACATCGTGATGATTACCGCTGGGATGCCGCGCAAGCCCGGCCAGACACGGGACTTCCTGTTCGACACAAATGCCCCCATAGTGGCAAGGGCCGCTTGCCTAGTGTCCCATTATGCGCCAAAAGCTTTGGTGGGGATCATCACCAACCCAGTGAACGCGGTTGTGGTCGTTGCGGCGGAGGCGATGAAGCAAGCTGGCAGCTACGACCCCAAGCGGCTCTTTGGAGTGACCACGTTGGATGTGGTGCGGGCCGAAAAGTTCATTGGGGAGCACATGGACGTCCATCCGTATGAGATCAGGATACCCGTGGTGGGAGGCCATGCCGGCACCACCATCGTACCCATCTTCTCGCAGTGCCAGCCACGCTTCAAGGGGGACAAGAAGTGCATCGCATCGATCGTGAAACGCATCCAGACAGGCGGCGATGAGGTGGTCAAGGCCAAGGCCGGTAAGGGCTCCGCCACCCTATCGATGGCCTACGCGGCCGCCCGCTTCACCAACGCCCTGATGCGAGGCCTCAAGGGCAAGTCCTGTGCGCCCGAGTGCGCCTACGTCCAGTCCGACGTAACCGACGCCCCCTTCTTCTCCACCCCACTCACATTCGGCAGGAAAGGCATCAAGAAGAACCACGGCCTGCCCAAGATGAACGAAAGCGAGAAGAAGCAGGTGAAGGTGGCCGTCGAAGCGCTCAAGCAGTCCGCCGCCAAGGGCGTGGAGTACATGAACAAAATGAGGGAGTAA